The genomic stretch AGTTATTAGAATTACAGATGTAGATATTGATAGAATTTTTATAATAGAGTCAGTTCCATCGGCCGGAGTTGTGCTTCTCCCATTAAGCCGAAAGCTATATACATTTCCTGGTAGAGCATGGTGGGCTCCTTTACGGTTTTCTAAAATATCAAATAATATGTTACCGCAACTTAACGAACAAAAAGTACGTTCTATTATTTATAAATGGGCAATGTGCGAACTCGGTAAAGCATACGATTTTACAATGATAGGATCTATTATAAAAAGCATTCTATTAAAGTGCAAAGCTTCAGAAGAAGATTGTCGGGAATATATTTGTTCGGAACTTGTTGCCCAAGCTTTTAAACAGGGCCAAATCTGGCCCAAAGGCATGAACATATCTAACATTACGCCTGTGGATATCATCAATTTGCCAATAATAGATGCGCTGGTCGAGCTTTACTAAACTAAATAAGAAAGAATGGTGGCATATTCGAAGGTGCCACCCTCAAAGCGCAGACTGGCACTAAGTAGCATGACACCAAAAGAACATAAAAAGAAGGAGGAGTAAATGGGCGATAAAGGCAAGAAGGATAAGGATAAACACAACAAGCAAGCAGAGCAAGCAAAGAACGAAGCAAACAAGAAGAAACAGCCAACAATCAAGCATACTTGAGATTCGGCAAGCACTAAAGCTGAGGATCTGTTGAAGTAAGAGTCAAATAACAGACGTCCTATAAAGTGACACCCTGATAATAGGGTGCTACAAAGTAGGATGTCTACAAGATGCGTAGGCTGGCACTATTTAGGATGGTACCAAAAGAATTTAACATACAATGCTTGAATTCTTAGCACCATTAATATTTATCTGTATTATCTTCTTCCTATTCAGGATTCTTTTCCTCAGTTGGGTATCCGGCGAGGAGGGGGTAGCTAGGAAGCTTGAGTCCTTGCGAAGAATAAACAAAGAATACCACCCATTCAATAATATCATATTGAAAACTCCAGATGGAACTACGCAGATCGATCATATATTAATATCTCCTTACGGAATATTTGTAATTGAAACTAAAGATTTTAAAGGATGGATTTTTGGTGATGCACATCAAAAGAAATGGACTCAATCTCTTTTTGGCTCCAGACGCTCTTCTATTAAGTACCAATTTCAGAATCCGATCCGCCAAAATTATAAGCATGTAAAGGCCGCTCAAGACTTCCTAGATATTGATTCGAAATCCATATTTAATGTGGTCGTATTTACTGGAACGAGCGAATTTAAGACAGATATGCCAGAAAATGTTTTAAAATTGCATGATCTTCTCCCATGTATTAAACTCCAAACAAAAATATTATTTACTAGTGAAAAAGTAGAAGCGCTTTCGCAAAAACTTAGGGATTACGTTGAACACGCTTCCTATAATGAGGAAGATCATTTTAAAAACATTGTAAATAATATGATGCATCCAATCTGTCCCAGATGTGGCAAGCCGATGGTTCTTCGAAAGGCGAGAAAGGGGGCTGGGGCAGGTTCCGAATTTTGGGGATGCCCCAATTTTCCCGAATGCAGGATAACAAAGAACGTGGCCTAACGAAAACCAAGGAATAATTAGGCCAGCGCCCATTAAATAAAGGAGACCACATGCCCGAAGGAGGATTCTTAGTAAAGATTAACGGCAAGGAGCTGTGCCGTTGTTATGCGATAGCGTTCTGAAGATACCGAAAGCATAGCCATCGAAATTGAATAAACTATTAGGGCGGCCGTAAAAATGGGACAGTCCCGACCTCGCTGAGATTACGGTCCCGGGACAGTCCCTATTTTTCCACCGTAACCCGTGCTATGGCGCGGGTTTTTTATTGGAATTATTTTAAAATAGTTTGCAACTATTTTGGCACTTTTAGCGTCTTTATATGTAGGGGGATAGATTTTAGCTCACCAACAAGAGTTGTTAGGAACAAAAAAGTTTAAGTTAATGTATTGACAATGTAACTACAAAATGATATTCTATCCAAAAGATATTATAAAGAAAGGCGGCGATAAAAATGAGGAAGAAAATGCCGGAATTTAAATCAGAAGAAGAGGAGGCGCTTTTTTGGAGCAAACACAGCCCCCTCGATTACCCTGATGAAGCTAAAGCGGCAGAAAAACCTTTCGAATTTGCTATGTATCTTCTTAAGCGCGCCGCAAAAGAACACAAAGAGAAAAAGCGTTTGCTGACATTTAGAATGGAGCAAAGCCAAATATTGCTGGCAAAGATTATTGCTAAAAAATATGGCGATAATTATCAAAGTTTGTTACGGAAATGGATCAGGGAACGAATTTATGAAGAGATAAAAGGAAATCCAAATATCGCAAAGGATGTTAGGAAGCAGAATTTGCGATTGGTATAAGACAGAGAAATAGGTAATAACGGGGCCATCCTGCGCGGGGACACCCTAGATTGCAGGCTACCTCCAGATAACATATGAAAATACTAACCGAAAAGATCAGAGTAGATACTAAAGAAGCGAAGGATCTCGTAAATATAACGGGTGAGGTCGCGGATATCCTGAAGGGCTCGGGCCTTAAAAAGGGGAATGTCACAGTGTTTGTAGTCGGTTCGACCGCGGCCATAACGACATTCGAATACGAGAACGGCATGATAAAGGATATGCAGGATCTCTGCGAGAAGCTGGTGCCGTCAAATAAGCATTATAATCACGATGAGACCTGGGGAGACGCGAACGGATTCAGCCACCTTAGGGCCGCTCTCTTTGGCCCATCGCTCACGATACCGTTCGAAGGCGGCAAGCTGTCTCTCGGCACATGGCAGCAGGTGGTCCTGGCGGAATTCGATAACCGTCCGCGTAATCGCGAGATAATTGTTCAGATGATAGGGGAGTAACTTGTAAGAACCCGGAATTATAAACCGTGTAAGACCGCAACCCGTGCTAAGGCGCGGGTTTTTTATTTTGAACTATTTTAAAATAGTTTGCAACAATTTTGGCACTTTTAGCGTCTTTATATGTAGGGGGTATTATGGTGAATTCGCCATAATTAGAAGCCAGATTAGCCTGAATAAAACAGAAAGGTAGCAATATGAAGAATTTGAAAGGACCTAATGCTTAATAATTACCACATTTTTTTATCGAGTTTAAAGGAAAAGATACGAAAAGAGCGCTTGCGGGTTGTTCTCGCAAGCAATGCGGCGTTAGTGATGTTGTATTGGGATATAGGCCGGAGTATATTGAAAAAACAAAATGAAGAAGGATGGGGCTCAAGGGTTATTGACCGGCTTTCATCGGATTTAAGCAGAGAATTCCCGGATATGAAAGGATTTTCACCAAGAAATCTAAAATATATGCGCTCGTTCGGTATCGCATGGCCGGATAAGCTAATTGTGCAACGGGTCATTGCACAATTACCATGGCGCAGTAACATAGCTTTAATAGATAAGCTTAAAAAGCCCGAAGAACGTTTATGGTATGCGATGAAAACCATAAAGCATGGCTGGTCGCAACCGATTCTTTGTTTACAGATAGAGGCACAAGCTCATAAGCGTGAGGGTAAGGCAACCAATAATTTTTCACTGGCACTTACATCGGTTGACTCGGATATGGCCAAAGAGGTATTCAAGGATCCATATTTATTCGATTTTTTAGGAACCGCCGATATACGCAGAGAAAAAGAAGTTGAACAGGCATTGGTGGATCATATACAACGATTCTTGCTGGAATTGGGGCAGGGATTCGCTTTTGTTGGCAGACAGGTTCATCTTGAGCTTGGTGGAAATGATTATTATATTGATTTGCTTTTTTATCACCTTAAATTGAGGTGCTACATAATTATTGAACTTAAGGCAGGAGATTTTGTCCCGGAATATGTGGGAAAGATGAACATGTATCTAAGCGTTGTGGATGATATTCTACGGCATCCTGATGATAACCCAAGCATTGGACTGTTGCTTGTAAAACGAAAAAACAAAATGATCGCTGAATATGCTTTGAGTGGTTACACAAAACCTATAGGTGTAGCGCAGTGGGAAACAAAAATAACCAAAAGCTTACCTAAAGAACTTAAGTCGAACCTTCCAGCTATTGAAGAGATCGAGAAAGAGTTAAGTAAGGGCAAATTTATGCCATAATTACCCCATGGCGCGGGTTTTTTATTGGAATTATTTTACATATGGTGAACAGAATAAGGCAGGTTAAAGCGAAAAAAGCTAGATATCTTTCTATTGACTTAACGGAATTCTGTGCTATAATCATCTACAATGATTACCTATAAGCATAGATATAACCTACTATTTAAAGCTATCGCAGCAGCTGTAGTGTTTCTATTTGTAGCTAATGACATAGCCTGGACTCAGCTTTCCAATTGTGACTCTTCGAAAAGTTCTACACTTGCCCCCCTTGCAGGTAATCCTCAAGTATATAGCGCAATGCGCCAGATGATGGAAGAAGAACGTGTTCTACACCGGGAAGACATGGATGAGGTCATAGAACGGCACGCTAAGAATGCAAAGGATCTATTCGATGCTTCCTCTCTAGAAGATCTCAAGAAAGAGTTTATGGAGCGCATTGTTGATTGCGGCGCTAATAACATGCTGTCAAGGCTAAAGGCAACACTAGCTTCCACGGGAGGACAGGTTCAGGTCATATTCGTGAAGAGTGAAGATGAGCTGCCGGTATTTGAAGGAAAGAAAGTGTGGGGGCATGCCGGCACTTCCGTTACAGCATTTGCATTAGAAAGCGAGAAGGATTCAAAAGAAGGAAGAAGAGAGATAATCGCAAGGCTCTTTCACGAGATAAGGGCGAGATCGACCTTAGCCGGTGAATTCGCGAACCTTACTTTTGCCACCCATGTAAATGCCATTAATAGAATTCCGCCGGTTACGGAAGCGAAGCCCGTGCCGCAGGCTATCGATATTACTAAACCCCTCCTTGTAGTTTTTGATCTGCATGGAACCCTCCTTAAGCCGAGCTGGAAAGAAGCTCACGCCTTAGCCTATGCAAAAATAAAAGATGTAAGCCAGGAAGAAGCGCTCATATGGCTGGAGAACCTTCCGCTTAAGCGCCTAAGATATGAGTTCATACAATTACTTTCCCAGGCCACCGGTGTTTCGGAGGCCAAGGCGCGAGAATATCTGAAATGGGCCCAGAAACACTGCGCGAGGATAAAGACGCCTGAGGTTATGCCCGGAGCGTTGGAATTTATGGAGGCGTTATATAAAAAAGGCGTGCCTATGGTCATTATTAGCGGATCTAAGAGAGATGTTGTAATGGATCAACTCAGAGAACGCGGGTTTCTCAAATTCATTCCTGCAGAGATGGTGGTCTCCAGGGATGATGTCGCGCTTTCCGCTCCTCGTGCTAAAAATGATTCACGATTCCGTGAGGCCGCTATCGAAAGCTTAACATATAAATTTCAGGGTTACCGCCTCGCGCACTTTAATGACTGGGTCGGCGGCATCCGATCCGTGAAGAAGCGCGGGGGTATAGCCTTTGGCCTGCCACAGGGCGAAGGAGAGGAAAAGGATTTGAACAGCGCGGCTATGGAGAAAGAAGGCGCTGATTTAATGATAAATGGATGGCATAACTGGAAGGAGATCCTGGCCGGTTTACAGATCAATGAGAAGTTACAAAAAGAAAATAGGCGAGTCCCGGTTTATCTTAAGAAGGCAAAGGAGCTGCAGCTTGTGCTTCCTGCCCGGCGGCCGGATAAGTTAACCCTATTTATCGATGTAAGCGATGACCTTAGAGAATTAACATATTATGAAGTGGAAGATGACGACGGGGTGATGAGGTATGACGGCAGTATTGATTATGGCCGGCTTAAATTAAGAAAGATCTGCCGCTTACCTAGCTCTTATCTTATTTCTCCGGAAAGATACATGAATAAGCACCTTACCGGCGAGGCGAAGGCCAGTATTTACCGTGTCTGGCCTCAAGGTAAGCGCTATACGCGGTATCGTAATATCATTACCTCCTGGGACAAAGAGGTTGACAGAGATGTCTGGACGACAAATATCGATACTGTCTATCTGCACAAATGCATTGAAGATTCCGGACTTCTGGATTTCGGAGGTATCAGCCGCGCAATCGAAATAGGTACAGGCGGAGGGCATCTGTCTGTATTGCTTGCCTCCCGGATTCCCAACTTAAAAGAAATTATCATTACAGACATCAGCATGTACGCCCTAGAGGCAGCCAAGCGGGTTATCATGCCCTTCATGAATAAAGGCTTGCGCCTGCGGACCTATTTAGGCAAAGGTTTAGGCACGATAAGGGAGGCAAAAGCGGATCTGGTCGTTGTCAATCCGCCGTATATTCCCACCCCGCCATTTATACAAGGCCGGCACGTCGATCCTTACCGCGGCACCGGCCTGATCAGGGAAGTGCTGGAGAAAGGGATCTATAAACTCAATCCCAAAAATCCAAATGCCTGTATCGTTATGAATGTAAGTTCAATGGCGCAAAAACAATTTCAGGAATATACCCGGGAGTTCGGCGATAACCTTACGGTGGAGAAATTCGGCGAGCCGCTCAGGGTGCCTCTTAAAATCAGCGGTATCACCGATGAGTGGCGACAATGGCTGGTTAATGAGGGAGGATTGGAATATAGTCCGAATTGCGCGGAAGACGAAGAGCCGTATCATCACACGCTTCAGGCTTATATTATCAAGCCAAGATCGGGAGCGGTGAAGACCTGGGCGGTAAAAGAGAAGGATAAGATAGAGTCGAATATTTATACGGATACAGACGCAATGATCAGGCTATTCCGGCCGCTATTGAATCCGCAAGCCACCCCGGAAGAGAATGAATTAAAGTTAAGATTCCCCGAGATCTACGGCTATCTCCTGCTGCGCCCGGAGGAGATGAATTTTGACGCCGCGCCGGCCCCACTCGCGCCGGAAAGAAATCTGACGTTTACCAATCATATCCTTAAGCGCGGGTTTGGCAGGAAATTACTTGGTTTAGAGAATGAGGATTTTGAACTATTTCAAAAGGGACTCGGGGTCCAGGAGGCAGAATTCACGCGCCTATGCCGGATCGTCAGCGCCCTAAAAGATACCGATATTCTTCCTTATATCCGCTGCGCATTTCTTTATCATGATGTGGCTAAGGCGCAGCTGCCGGAATTAAAGAAAGAGTGGGAAAAGCTTCCCGGAATCGATTTCCGTATTTCGAATAAGGCCTCGGCGATAATTTTGCGTAACTTGTCTTCTCGGGCAAGCCGGAGAAAGGGGCTGTTTGAAAATATCGATCTGTTTAACAAGCACCCACACAATGAAATTTTAAATGAATTCTTCTATCGTATTATTGAGACCCGCGGTTTTGCCGGACAGCAAATAAGGGGGGAGCTTTCTTACGATGTGTTTGAGGATTTCACCCGATGGATACGCGACAACTTTTCAGAACTTCAAACTGCGCTTGGGTTTGAAAATAGAGACGCTCAGGCATGCTCCGATGGGATAACAGATATAATATATCTTTTCAATTTCATTGATGCGGCGAGTTTGCGCGAAGGCCTGATGACCACGCGGCTAAACGAGAAGTTCCGGGAATTCTTCGCTGATTTCCGGAAGGTGATCACACCTTCTGCCGGCAATTTACCGGTTAACTGGCGGAATATATTGTCCGACCGCTGGAATGACTTTAGGACGACCTATGACCAGCGCAATTATTTGAAGGATCGCCTAGGCCGGTTCCGCCAGGAGAGGCGCGATCTGGGCGAGAATGAATCGGAATTAAATGAATTTATCGATTCGATGAGCCCCGAGGCAGTTAAAGTTTTGACGCGGGATCTACAGCATTTTCAGGGTTGGTATGTGGAGAGCGCAACCTTTGGACTGACCCCGGAGGCGATGCTGAAGATCGTAATGCTTTCCATTGTCCTGGCAAAGCGTAAAGGCGCGGATTTGACCCGGCCATTTCATGTTAATTTCTTTAATCTTATGCGCATGCTTTCATCCGACCGGCACGATTTTGATTCTTACCGCATCCGGATGGTTGAAACATTAGTGCGCGACCTTGATCTCGACGATATCATCCTAAAACCGGAGGTTGCCGGCCGCTTAGATCTAGACGCCGATGATCAGTCGCGAGCCCAGCCGTTATTGGGTGCCGTGAGCATGGCGGTTAACGGTACGAAGTCCATCTCTTTCGATTTCCATTTCAGCGAAGAGGCGGAACACCTCCTCCACCTGGTGCATAAATACGAAAAGAGCGATTCGGTGAAATTCCACCAGGTCTTAAAGTTGCTCCTGGACGCCTATGGTATCCGTAAAGATGAATTTGACCGTGTAAGCAATGAAGCCTCATATCTTAATACTATGGCCTTATCCAAAAATGACAAGACGCGCTTATTGCGTTACGGAAAAGGCCCAGTTTGGGTGGATATCGGACCGGCGGACGGGGTAACCCTGGAGATCGCCGAGATGATGAAAGAAGAGAAAGGCCTTGAGAATATCGTCGCGGTGGAAAAATCGCAGGAAGCGATTAACGCCCTGCGAAGAAGAATAAAACTAAAGAGTCTCTCCGCCATGGCTTTAAAAGGGGATGCCCGCGATTTGACGGATATTTTGGAGAATGCCGGAATTAAGTCCTCGAATACTATCATTTTTTCCGCCGTGCTGCATGAGATTTTCAGTTACGCCGGTAAAGACGGCCGCAGTTTTAATATTGAGACGGTAAAAGATGTGTTGCGTGCCGCGCTGCGCTCTCTCGCGCCCGGCGGCCGGCTTTTAATCCGCGACGGGCTTATTCCCGAAGATGGCGAAGAGACGCAGATCTTGGAGTTAAAAGGCAGGAACAATAAAGAGGTCTTTGACTATTATGTAAGGAACTTTGCCGGCAGGGACCTCTCCCGCGCGTATGAGGTAATCGACGAGGATACATCAGGCGAGATTTATCGCATTCGCATGAAACGCAAGGACGTGATGGAATTTCTCTTTACGCTTACCTGGTGCTATCGGCCGCAATTTAGCCCTGACAGCCTGCCATATGAGGTAAGGGAACAGTATGGTGTCTTAACGCGAAGCGGTTATATTAAACTTATTCAGGAACTTGCCCGCGAAGAGAATATAGACATGCGCGAAGTCGAAATGCCGGAAGATGAACGAACCTATATTCAGCAGGGCTATGTCGATAACCTGAAAGGAATCGCCCGGCTGATGACGCTCGATGGCAAGGAAGCCCCCTTGCCGCCCAGCAATATGATGATCGTTGTAGAAAAAACCGATAAGGCTATGCCGCCGCCGATCGCGTTTGAAAAAGAGTGGGAGGCGTCGCGGTTGGATGCCGGCCAATTCCTTTCGGCGCTGTCTCCTATACTTGGATTAGAAACGGTTATAGACCATAATAAACCGATATTTGTATTTTCGGAAAAAGTCGCGTTCGATAATAATCTGGTAAGATGTCTTCCGAAACTTGCGGAGAAAGATATAAAGGTAGCGGTAATAGTCAAGGCTGATAATTATAAGGCAAAGGCTTTGATAGACAAATTGAATGAGGGCAAGACTGAGGATAAAAAGATCCTCCAGGCCGACACAATTGATGGTATAAGAAAAGCGGCGGCAGACGCAAAGATCTCCGCGCCAAGATTTTATTATTTCAGGATAAAAGATAGCGAAGATCCGGCATTTGAAGGACGCAATATCACGATGTATGATTTGACGCCTGATATGGTCAAAAGAATAATAGACGCTATCGGCACTGCTTGCGGCGTAGAAATTGAGAAACTCCCGCTCCTTCAAGAACTAGCGCATAAGTTTGCGGAAGCCGCATAATCTCCGGTCTTTAATCATCGGACGACAATTTATGTAATTTAGTTTTTTTGTTACATTTGCATAACATATAGGATGATGAGAGAAACCGCAACCCGTGCTAAAGCGCGGGTTTTTTTATTGGAATTATTTTAAAATAGTTTGCAACAATTTTGGCACTTTTAGCGTCTTTATATGTAGGGGATGAAACGACTATATATAAAAAAGGAGGCAAATATGAAGAATCTAATACCTCGGGAGGTTATTGAGAAGAAGATATATCTCATCAGAGGGCGAAATGTAATGCTGTCCAGTGATTTAGCAAATCTCTATGGCGTAGAAACAAAAAACCTGAATTTACAAGTTAAGAGAAACATAAAACGTTTTCCCAGGGATTTCATGTTTCAAGTGACTAAGGAAGAAAACTTGAGGTTGCAATTTGCAACCTCAAGTTATGGTGGACGCAGATATTTGCCATATGTATTTACGGAGCAGGGCATCGCGATGCTTTCAGGCATACTCAATAGCGAACGTGCTATCGAGGTGAATATAGCTATTATGCGGGCGTTTGTGCGATTGAGGGAGATTTTGCTGACACATAAGGACCTCGCCGATAAAATTGCAGCTCTTGAACTTAAGTATAAAAATCATGATCTGAGGCTTTCGGAATATGATAAGCACATAACGGCCATTTTTGATGCGATCCGACAGCTTATGGCACCACCGTCAGAACTCCCTTAATTCCACTACTCTTTGGGTTGTTTTTTGATATAATATGATACATAGACATGGCAATATTCTGGCCAAAGAAAGGTGATTATGCGAATAATTGATGCCATATCATTAGGTATCGGTTCTTTCGGAGTCATTTAACTAAGATGAAGATAAGAAGCGGTGTTCTCGGAACCAAAAAGACGGCGGGCAATATATGAGCCGAAAGACGCCGCTCAGGACAGCCTTTTTAACCATTTCCATATTTCTCCTATGTTTTTCCGCCTGCGCCTACGAAGCCAAGACCCACGGCAAGAGCGCGCGGTTGGCCTCAGAGCTTGTCCAGAGAACAGACTCCCTCAATATCTATAAAGAGCTTTACGACAGAGGTTACGCCAGCCAGATAATGGCGGGAGCCGAGGCAGGCGATTTCGGCAATGTCGACGGCAATAACCGTTCCTTCCGTCATTACTACGACCCCTACGCAAACACCTCCCAAAAAGGCCTCAAGTATTTCGATTATTATCAATTATGGGCCCATTTCGATGTCATAAAGAACCTTATCTGGCAGTCGCAGGGCAGGTGGATCGATGATATGGAGATCACGCCGCCCAAGAGCGGTTATTACGACGATGCGCTCGAGTGGGCCAGGAATAGCGCCGGCGCCGCCGATATGATGAACTGGGAAGGCGCGCTTCGCGTTTACGACTATACGACGAGCTCGCGCGGCCAGGCCTATCGCAGGCTGGGCTATGTTTCGCATCTGGCGGCGGATATGGCGCAGCCGGACTACGTCTTTGGCTATCCCCATCCGGGCTCGAGCTACCGCCGCGAGGAGGGAGGGAAAGTCTATTACGGCTTCGAAGCGCTGGTCGAGAATTACATCGACGATGTGGATTTTTCCGGGAAAGAGGTTAAGAAGCTCAGTTCTCTCGACGATTATTTTAACGAGATGGCGAGGGCCGCTAAGAGGACGGGCAGTCCCGCGCGTTACGTGCTTCCGCTGGGGCTTAAGACACAGACGCTTTCCGGCGCCAAGGATGTGGCCATTATCCCGGCGATAGACGACAGTAAACCGGGGGGACGTAAGAAATATCTGGATCTCGCCAGGGAACTTTTAGATCAAGCTGTCGAATATAATGCCGGCATACTGGAGCTATTTTACGATATCGTCAATCAGCCGCCTTATGTTGCGGACGTTACCGTTACCCAGAGCGGGGAAGGCCGCTATCATGGCTGGTATGAGGAGATGTATGACGATATCCGCGAACAGCTCGCGGGCGTGATCAATCCGGCGGTTTACAAGAGAGTATCCGCAAGGAGCCTGCGTAAAAAAGCCTCTCCGATAGATAGCGGCAAGAAAGCGCTTGTCCGCGTTACGTTCGGTCCGACTGAGGACATCGAAGAGCATATCGATCCGGCGAGCGTTAAGGTCCTTGTCGGCGATATCGAGGTGCCAGGGGCCATGACCGGGCCGAGGACGTGGGAGGGCGAGTTCACTTATAATTTCGAATCCAAGGAGCCGGAGAAGACATTTCCCATAAAAATATCCGCCAAAGATATCCATAACCATTTTCCGCGCGCCGGCCTCTCCGCGCAAGGCTATGAATTGGACTCGAATCCGGAAACACCGGCGAGGCTCTCCGGTTACGTGCCGCCCTATCCCTGGAAGGATTATGAGCCCGGGGCGGATGCTAACCATTCGATCGTGATACGGCAGATTGTCCCGCCTCCGATAGCGGAGTCGATAGAGGTATTTTCACAGGGCACATATTTTGTAAGATCGCGCTGGATAGCTCCCTCCGCGGCGGAAGCCCGAAAAGGCAAAGAGGCGCTCCTAGAAAAAGACTCTTCAGGCGTGAAGGACGGAGTGGAGCTCGGGAAGACCGACTCCGCGACGGTCAGGATCACTTTTAGCCAGATAATGGACGATGGGACCCTGCGCCTTAAATTAGGCGGGGTCGATCTGCCGCTTTCCAAGACAGGTGAATTTACCTATGAAGCGATCATCCCGCTGGAGGAATTTAACAGGCCCGGATCCGATCAGGCTTACAGATTTGAGATAACGGGTAAGGGGATATCGGGGCTTGAGCTTGACGCGCAGCCCGGGACGGTCGCGGTCTTCAACGATAAAGCAAACCGTTGGATCGCCCTGGAATCCGGGCCGGATACGACGCATTCCCTGCGTATCTACGGGGAGTTCGGAAAGGCCGCACTTAAAGGCATCGTCCACGAGATGGAGCTCGTTTCTCCGTCCGGCCGCCCAGTGGCCGGCAAACCCCTCGCAGGATGGAACGTCGTCATATATGTCGGTTCGATAGAGGTCGATCAGTCTCTTTGCGAAGAGGCCCTGCGGCTCGCGCGTTTGGCGGGCATTGGGGAACATAAAGAAGACCCTAAGGCGTTAAACCTCTTAAAGGATAAAGTGAAATCGTCGTGCCGCCTTCTTTACGGCACCATGCCGGGCTGGATCGTGAAGACCGACTCCGAAGGTAAATTTACGTTT from Candidatus Omnitrophota bacterium encodes the following:
- a CDS encoding methyltransferase produces the protein MRQMMEEERVLHREDMDEVIERHAKNAKDLFDASSLEDLKKEFMERIVDCGANNMLSRLKATLASTGGQVQVIFVKSEDELPVFEGKKVWGHAGTSVTAFALESEKDSKEGRREIIARLFHEIRARSTLAGEFANLTFATHVNAINRIPPVTEAKPVPQAIDITKPLLVVFDLHGTLLKPSWKEAHALAYAKIKDVSQEEALIWLENLPLKRLRYEFIQLLSQATGVSEAKAREYLKWAQKHCARIKTPEVMPGALEFMEALYKKGVPMVIISGSKRDVVMDQLRERGFLKFIPAEMVVSRDDVALSAPRAKNDSRFREAAIESLTYKFQGYRLAHFNDWVGGIRSVKKRGGIAFGLPQGEGEEKDLNSAAMEKEGADLMINGWHNWKEILAGLQINEKLQKENRRVPVYLKKAKELQLVLPARRPDKLTLFIDVSDDLRELTYYEVEDDDGVMRYDGSIDYGRLKLRKICRLPSSYLISPERYMNKHLTGEAKASIYRVWPQGKRYTRYRNIITSWDKEVDRDVWTTNIDTVYLHKCIEDSGLLDFGGISRAIEIGTGGGHLSVLLASRIPNLKEIIITDISMYALEAAKRVIMPFMNKGLRLRTYLGKGLGTIREAKADLVVVNPPYIPTPPFIQGRHVDPYRGTGLIREVLEKGIYKLNPKNPNACIVMNVSSMAQKQFQEYTREFGDNLTVEKFGEPLRVPLKISGITDEWRQWLVNEGGLEYSPNCAEDEEPYHHTLQAYIIKPRSGAVKTWAVKEKDKIESNIYTDTDAMIRLFRPLLNPQATPEENELKLRFPEIYGYLLLRPEEMNFDAAPAPLAPERNLTFTNHILKRGFGRKLLGLENEDFELFQKGLGVQEAEFTRLCRIVSALKDTDILPYIRCAFLYHDVAKAQLPELKKEWEKLPGIDFRISNKASAIILRNLSSRASRRKGLFENIDLFNKHPHNEILNEFFYRIIETRGFAGQQIRGELSYDVFEDFTRWIRDNFSELQTALGFENRDAQACSDGITDIIYLFNFIDAASLREGLMTTRLNEKFREFFADFRKVITPSAGNLPVNWRNILSDRWNDFRTTYDQRNYLKDRLGRFRQERRDLGENESELNEFIDSMSPEAVKVLTRDLQHFQGWYVESATFGLTPEAMLKIVMLSIVLAKRKGADLTRPFHVNFFNLMRMLSSDRHDFDSYRIRMVETLVRDLDLDDIILKPEVAGRLDLDADDQSRAQPLLGAVSMAVNGTKSISFDFHFSEEAEHLLHLVHKYEKSDSVKFHQVLKLLLDAYGIRKDEFDRVSNEASYLNTMALSKNDKTRLLRYGKGPVWVDIGPADGVTLEIAEMMKEEKGLENIVAVEKSQEAINALRRRIKLKSLSAMALKGDARDLTDILENAGIKSSNTIIFSAVLHEIFSYAGKDGRSFNIETVKDVLRAALRSLAPGGRLLIRDGLIPEDGEETQILELKGRNNKEVFDYYVRNFAGRDLSRAYEVIDEDTSGEIYRIRMKRKDVMEFLFTLTWCYRPQFSPDSLPYEVREQYGVLTRSGYIKLIQELAREENIDMREVEMPEDERTYIQQGYVDNLKGIARLMTLDGKEAPLPPSNMMIVVEKTDKAMPPPIAFEKEWEASRLDAGQFLSALSPILGLETVIDHNKPIFVFSEKVAFDNNLVRCLPKLAEKDIKVAVIVKADNYKAKALIDKLNEGKTEDKKILQADTIDGIRKAAADAKISAPRFYYFRIKDSEDPAFEGRNITMYDLTPDMVKRIIDAIGTACGVEIEKLPLLQELAHKFAEAA
- a CDS encoding ORF6N domain-containing protein, which produces MKNLIPREVIEKKIYLIRGRNVMLSSDLANLYGVETKNLNLQVKRNIKRFPRDFMFQVTKEENLRLQFATSSYGGRRYLPYVFTEQGIAMLSGILNSERAIEVNIAIMRAFVRLREILLTHKDLADKIAALELKYKNHDLRLSEYDKHITAIFDAIRQLMAPPSELP